One Bacillus amyloliquefaciens DSM 7 = ATCC 23350 DNA window includes the following coding sequences:
- a CDS encoding pentapeptide repeat-containing protein translates to MNTIQKPKIPKELPVLSFTKALQDEQIKDVIIENEIISGKLHSLRAEKVIFRNMVFTDVSFRHMECTDVLFEKCDLSNADFSGSIIHRTVFQHSKLLGLNLADSAMRNVRFEDCLANYSSFSYSNMKHVRFDTCALLESEWNDAALEHTELNACDLNGANFIGTSLFNMDISTCTFDHLHVSLDKLKGCRISPAQAVTFAEALGAIVT, encoded by the coding sequence ATGAATACGATCCAAAAACCGAAAATCCCGAAAGAATTGCCGGTGCTTTCTTTCACCAAAGCGCTTCAGGACGAACAGATCAAAGATGTCATAATTGAAAACGAAATCATAAGCGGAAAACTGCACAGCCTGCGCGCTGAAAAAGTCATATTCAGAAACATGGTTTTTACAGATGTCTCTTTCAGACATATGGAATGTACGGATGTTCTGTTTGAAAAATGTGATCTCTCAAACGCTGATTTCAGCGGAAGCATCATCCATAGAACGGTCTTTCAGCATTCAAAACTTCTCGGCCTGAACTTGGCGGATTCCGCTATGCGCAATGTGCGGTTTGAAGACTGCCTCGCAAATTACAGCTCGTTCAGCTATTCCAATATGAAGCATGTCCGGTTTGACACGTGCGCTCTTTTAGAAAGCGAGTGGAATGATGCCGCCCTTGAACACACAGAACTTAACGCATGTGATCTGAACGGCGCAAACTTCATCGGCACGTCCCTTTTTAACATGGATATCAGTACGTGCACATTTGATCACCTGCACGTCTCACTTGATAAGCTGAAAGGATGCCGCATCTCTCCGGCGCAGGCCGTTACATTCGCAGAAGCGCTCGGAGCCATCGTGACGTAA
- a CDS encoding LysE/ArgO family amino acid transporter, whose protein sequence is MNAIFHGVMLAFGLILPLGAQNVFIFQQGAWQKHVWQAFPAVIAAAVCDTILITAAVAGVSVIIAEIPVFRTVMLICGFLFLSFLGWQTWRSKPQAEQAKKTVFTAKKQAAMAAVVSLLNPHAILDTVSVIGTSSAAYPGIDKWLFAGACIAVSWVWFAGLAFAGRLVQTADSGGRLLGILNKCSALVMWGAAVYFAALLLR, encoded by the coding sequence ATGAATGCCATTTTTCACGGAGTGATGCTCGCTTTCGGCCTTATCTTGCCATTAGGCGCGCAAAACGTATTTATTTTTCAGCAGGGAGCCTGGCAGAAACATGTGTGGCAGGCGTTCCCCGCAGTGATAGCCGCCGCGGTATGCGATACGATTCTCATCACCGCCGCCGTCGCAGGCGTGTCAGTGATTATTGCGGAGATTCCTGTCTTCCGGACTGTCATGCTTATTTGCGGCTTTTTGTTTCTCAGTTTTTTAGGCTGGCAGACTTGGCGAAGCAAGCCGCAGGCCGAACAGGCGAAAAAAACGGTTTTCACGGCAAAAAAACAGGCAGCCATGGCAGCCGTGGTGTCCCTTTTGAACCCCCATGCGATCTTGGATACCGTCAGTGTCATCGGCACGAGCTCCGCCGCCTACCCGGGAATTGATAAATGGCTGTTTGCCGGTGCTTGTATTGCGGTTTCCTGGGTTTGGTTCGCCGGACTGGCATTTGCGGGACGGCTCGTCCAAACGGCGGATTCGGGCGGCCGGCTGCTCGGCATCCTGAATAAATGCTCGGCATTGGTGATGTGGGGGGCGGCTGTTTATTTTGCGGCGCTTTTGCTCCGATAA
- a CDS encoding DinB family protein: MSEILKLHHYHRWANEQVIQHLKTMPAASLQQELKSVFPTVNAVLVHICRADYIWLHVLYGETYEQIVSRFDQFEKLGGDLGAIEHRMTEQYEDYSRFLKVLENPEGPISISHPRLGTLKTTYADVIRHVVNHGTYHRGNISAMLHQMGYKGVPTDYIFFQTNHKKAKAC; encoded by the coding sequence ATGTCAGAGATTCTAAAGCTGCATCACTACCACAGGTGGGCGAATGAGCAAGTCATTCAGCACCTGAAGACCATGCCCGCGGCAAGCTTACAGCAGGAACTGAAAAGTGTTTTCCCGACCGTGAACGCCGTGCTTGTGCATATATGCCGGGCCGATTACATCTGGCTTCACGTGCTTTACGGAGAAACTTACGAACAAATCGTCTCGCGATTTGATCAATTTGAAAAGCTTGGCGGAGATTTGGGGGCGATTGAACATAGAATGACAGAGCAGTACGAAGATTACAGCCGATTTTTAAAAGTACTGGAGAATCCAGAAGGTCCGATCTCTATTTCTCACCCGCGCCTGGGAACGCTGAAGACGACATATGCAGATGTGATCCGGCATGTTGTGAATCACGGCACATACCATCGCGGCAACATAAGCGCGATGCTTCATCAAATGGGATATAAAGGCGTGCCGACTGACTACATTTTTTTTCAGACGAATCATAAAAAAGCAAAGGCATGCTGA
- the iolG gene encoding inositol 2-dehydrogenase, producing the protein MTDQIRCAVLGLGRLGFFHAKHLVSEVRGAELAAVCDPMKGKAEACAKELGIAKWTENPNDLLEDEAIDAVIIVTPTSTHAEMITKAAENGKHIFVEKPLTLSLEESKEVMKKIEETGVICQVGFMRRFDPAYADAKRRIDAGEIGNPIYYKGFTRDQGAPPAEFIKHSGGLFIDCSIHDYDIARYLMNAEVTSVSGHGRILKHPFMEECGDVDQALTYLEFDSGAAGDVEASRNSPYGHDIRAEIIGTTGSILVGTLRKSHVTVLTQSGSSYEIIPDFQARFKDAYRLELEHFAECVKKGETPIVTDVDAAINLEIGIAATESFKTGRAVKLTPGASSYAGL; encoded by the coding sequence ATGACAGATCAAATCAGATGTGCGGTGCTGGGATTAGGGCGATTAGGATTTTTTCATGCAAAGCATTTAGTCAGCGAAGTTCGGGGAGCCGAGCTTGCGGCCGTCTGTGACCCAATGAAGGGGAAGGCGGAAGCGTGTGCGAAAGAATTAGGAATCGCCAAATGGACGGAAAATCCGAATGATCTGCTGGAAGATGAGGCGATTGACGCCGTCATCATTGTCACCCCGACAAGCACACATGCGGAAATGATTACCAAGGCCGCTGAAAACGGAAAGCACATCTTTGTTGAAAAGCCGCTGACCCTTAGTCTTGAGGAATCTAAAGAAGTCATGAAAAAAATCGAAGAAACGGGCGTCATCTGCCAGGTCGGGTTTATGAGGCGGTTTGACCCGGCTTACGCCGACGCGAAAAGAAGAATTGACGCCGGAGAAATCGGCAACCCCATTTATTATAAAGGGTTTACGAGAGATCAAGGCGCACCGCCCGCTGAATTTATCAAACATAGCGGAGGGCTTTTCATTGACTGTTCCATTCATGATTACGACATCGCGAGATATCTCATGAATGCCGAGGTTACGTCCGTCAGCGGGCACGGGAGAATTTTAAAGCACCCGTTCATGGAGGAATGCGGCGATGTTGATCAGGCGTTAACGTATCTTGAGTTTGACTCAGGCGCGGCCGGCGATGTGGAGGCAAGCCGAAATTCTCCGTACGGCCATGACATCCGCGCCGAAATTATCGGCACGACGGGAAGCATTTTAGTCGGTACGCTGCGGAAAAGCCATGTTACCGTTTTAACGCAGTCTGGCAGCAGCTACGAAATTATCCCGGATTTTCAAGCCCGCTTTAAAGACGCATATCGTCTGGAGCTTGAGCACTTTGCCGAATGTGTGAAAAAAGGGGAAACTCCGATTGTGACAGACGTTGATGCAGCGATTAACTTAGAAATCGGGATCGCCGCGACGGAATCTTTTAAAACCGGAAGGGCTGTAAAGCTTACCCCGGGCGCTTCCAGCTATGCCGGGTTGTGA
- a CDS encoding PLP-dependent aminotransferase family protein — translation MKSWRPDRESYIPLYLQIEQHMKEKILHGEWTIGTKIPSQRKLAEELQVNRSTVTAAIDELIAQGLLEGKSGGGTKVVNNTWSVMAAAKPLDWSTYVTSGSHQPNSALIQAINQNEPRPDLIRLGTGELSSELLPEQEMAELFREAGTEIFALGYEEPKGSLKLRQCVSEHLKTKGIYASPASILIVSGALQALQLISIGLLKPNSVMLTENPSYLHSLRVFQSAGIRLKGVPMDENGIKTDHLPAYGWQYEAGLLYTIPSFQNPTGTVMSYKRRKDLIALARNQRLPVIEDDAYGDLWIDKEPPPPLKSMDGEGNVLYIGTLSKTVSPGLRIGWAVAPEPVADRLADIKMQTDYGSSALSQWAACQWLSNGRYETRLLRLRKELKIRRDAALHFLEKYAGDIAEWHVPEGGFYIWVTFHKAFAVQTFFTRALEAGVLINPGALYLPEARQSLRLSYSYASLPDLEKGIQTIADIARRFVL, via the coding sequence ATGAAGAGCTGGCGTCCGGATCGGGAGTCATACATACCGCTTTATCTCCAGATCGAACAGCATATGAAAGAAAAAATACTTCACGGGGAATGGACGATCGGTACGAAAATCCCCTCACAAAGAAAGCTGGCTGAGGAGCTTCAAGTCAATCGAAGCACAGTGACGGCAGCAATTGATGAGTTGATCGCACAAGGTCTTCTGGAAGGAAAAAGCGGGGGAGGCACAAAAGTCGTCAACAATACGTGGAGCGTCATGGCAGCGGCTAAGCCCCTTGATTGGAGCACATACGTTACATCGGGAAGTCATCAGCCGAATTCAGCCTTGATTCAGGCCATTAATCAAAACGAGCCGCGTCCGGATCTGATTCGGCTGGGAACGGGTGAGCTGAGTTCGGAGCTGCTTCCTGAGCAAGAGATGGCCGAACTGTTCCGTGAAGCGGGGACTGAAATCTTTGCGCTCGGCTATGAGGAACCGAAGGGCAGCTTGAAGCTTCGGCAATGCGTCTCGGAACATTTAAAAACAAAGGGCATTTACGCGTCTCCGGCATCCATCTTAATCGTCTCAGGGGCGCTGCAGGCGCTTCAGCTCATTTCAATCGGGCTGTTAAAACCAAACTCCGTCATGCTGACTGAAAATCCGTCGTATCTTCATTCCCTGCGTGTGTTTCAATCAGCCGGCATCAGGCTTAAGGGGGTGCCGATGGATGAGAACGGAATCAAAACGGATCACCTTCCCGCTTACGGATGGCAATACGAAGCAGGGCTGCTGTACACCATTCCGTCATTTCAAAATCCGACGGGAACGGTGATGTCATATAAGCGGCGGAAAGATCTTATCGCGCTCGCAAGAAATCAACGCCTGCCTGTCATTGAAGATGACGCGTACGGTGATTTATGGATCGATAAAGAACCGCCGCCTCCGTTGAAATCTATGGACGGTGAGGGAAACGTGCTGTATATCGGCACGCTGTCAAAAACCGTAAGCCCGGGTCTGCGCATCGGATGGGCCGTCGCCCCTGAGCCGGTTGCAGACAGGCTTGCCGATATTAAAATGCAGACGGATTACGGCTCCAGCGCGTTATCTCAATGGGCGGCATGCCAATGGCTGTCAAACGGCCGCTATGAAACGCGTCTCTTGCGTCTCAGAAAGGAACTCAAAATCAGGAGAGATGCGGCATTGCATTTTCTTGAGAAATACGCGGGAGATATTGCGGAGTGGCATGTACCGGAGGGAGGCTTTTATATTTGGGTCACCTTTCATAAAGCGTTCGCCGTTCAAACGTTTTTCACCCGTGCACTGGAGGCCGGCGTGCTGATCAATCCGGGAGCTCTTTACCTTCCCGAAGCCCGGCAAAGTCTGCGTCTTTCCTATTCGTACGCATCCTTGCCGGACTTGGAAAAAGGCATTCAAACGATAGCGGACATCGCCCGCCGTTTCGTTTTGTAG